The sequence below is a genomic window from Tubulanus polymorphus chromosome 1, tnTubPoly1.2, whole genome shotgun sequence.
CGCATTTTCTGAGTGATTGTGAGAATTCTTACATGAACGAGCATTTATTCTATCAATATCTTGAGACAATACTTCAAAcaaattctgccaaaaaattgTATGTATAATACGAGACTTACCGCATTTTTCTTGCGTAGGAAATCATCTTCGATATCTAGGGAATCATCGGAAGTAAGATGAACACTTTCTTCTCCTTGGTTGTTGTACCTCTTTGTTGTTACCTTGCGGTTGTCTTTATTATGCGGCTTCAGAGCTGGCGACTTATGCAACAATGCTGTTGTGGATGAATCACTTTCAACACTGGCTCGACGATCTTTCCTCATTGGAACTGGACAGTAGACGTCATCATCACGATTACCATTCGCCCTTCCGCAGTAATTCTCGTAAATAGAATCACCACCAACTTCCAATACGTCGTAAAGAGGCTCGCTGTCGATCATGGAGGCACGATCATTACCCGGGGCATTCATGTATGGGTTTCCAACATCCATAGCATTCATATACGGACCACTGCCCTCATTCATATAAGGATTCCCACTGTCGTACAAAACATATGTGGGATCAGGGATATCTTCGATGGGATTTGAAGCTCGTTCATATAACATGTACGTTGGTTCTGTGCTCACCGCATCTGGTTCATTGCCTCTAGCATCATACAGCGCGTAAGCCGGTTCTGCAGAATAATCTTGTTCATGAAGTGCATACGGTGGTTCTTCCGTATTGTTTGCATACGCTGGCTCTTTTTCTTTGAGTACATTGTATGCTGGTTCATTTTTCGATGACATTTTTTGCAGAATGCTCGAAACAGAAACAGGCCGGGAATCTTTATTGGTTTTTGTCTCACTGACTAGTTCGTTGTACTGTGGTTCGGTCTTACTTTTTCGCACAGCTGCAGTAGGTCGTGCCGCGATCTTCTCATCCAGAACTTTATAAGGAGTATTTTCTCTCATAGCGTGTGTCAAATGTGTTGtaaatttttcgattttttcatCAAGAACATTATAGGGGGGCTCAACTCTGGATTGATTTCTAATTGGCTCTGCAGGTTTTCCTTCCAAAACATTATAAGGTGGATCTGGTTGTTTGCTCAGGCTTTTTGTGTTTTCTAATACATTGTAGGGTGGCTCCTTTCCAGGTCGATGTAATGATTGAGTCTTTTTTGAAGAAAACCTTTCTTCTTCAAGAACATTGTACGGAGGCTCTGGTTTCTTCCGGCGGAGGGACTGAGTAACATTCGAAGGAGGCACTTCCTCCAACTCATTATAAGCAGGTTCCGGTCTTTGGGATTGACTTACAGTTGTTGAGCTTTGctcatctaattcattataagcaGGCTCAGTTTTATTCAAGTTGATTTTCCGGGGAGCAGCAACTGGGGCACACATGTTTACTTCTTCATCAAGTTCATTGTAAGGAGGATCAGTATTGCCATCATCGAGCTCATTATAACGTGGTTCAGCACTATAGTTATCATCATGTTCATCATATGGAGGCTCAACATTCtcttctaattcattataaggcGGATCAGCATTTTCGTTTTTATATCTCGGTTCTTCTGCTTGAGCTTTTTCCACTTCTTCTTCCTTTTCTAGAGGATAATTGGCTTCGTCAAGATACTGAGGTTCATCTTCATATTTTGGTTCAAGGAGAGATGGTGGTGGAATCTTTGCATACATGTGTTCAGCATTTGGATCCTCAATATCAGGAAGTTTCAAACTATCAGCATCTGATTCACCCAAAGCGATGCTCATTTTGAAGTTTGCGAATAACTGTTCGGCTTCTTCAGTGATTGACTTAGCACGACTGAGCACTTTTGATTTTCGAGATCTTTTACGAGAGCCGTAGTCCGACTCTTTCGAGTTTTCATCAGCGTCTATGAGAGCTGCGCTATCATCCAGGTCTTCCAATGGCAACGAAAAATCATAGTCATCTCCACGATCGAGAGCGAGGAAAGGTGAATCCCAGATACTTTTTTCCGGTTTCCAAGGAAAGTCA
It includes:
- the LOC141911587 gene encoding uncharacterized protein LOC141911587, coding for MALVENLAHEYFSSINPIAKRIMDEQEIIERMYGDDWKEMTPQERDDVIDSYLIDPLVAQQYADIPEPEMTNPFPKLKLGSGEKIIVDFENDGGWTWTDEHSGPFCWETKSQLDMPLFESEEETNQRIRTIERPKKPKRHSDSSNDGNKTIDFPWKPEKSIWDSPFLALDRGDDYDFSLPLEDLDDSAALIDADENSKESDYGSRKRSRKSKVLSRAKSITEEAEQLFANFKMSIALGESDADSLKLPDIEDPNAEHMYAKIPPPSLLEPKYEDEPQYLDEANYPLEKEEEVEKAQAEEPRYKNENADPPYNELEENVEPPYDEHDDNYSAEPRYNELDDGNTDPPYNELDEEVNMCAPVAAPRKINLNKTEPAYNELDEQSSTTVSQSQRPEPAYNELEEVPPSNVTQSLRRKKPEPPYNVLEEERFSSKKTQSLHRPGKEPPYNVLENTKSLSKQPDPPYNVLEGKPAEPIRNQSRVEPPYNVLDEKIEKFTTHLTHAMRENTPYKVLDEKIAARPTAAVRKSKTEPQYNELVSETKTNKDSRPVSVSSILQKMSSKNEPAYNVLKEKEPAYANNTEEPPYALHEQDYSAEPAYALYDARGNEPDAVSTEPTYMLYERASNPIEDIPDPTYVLYDSGNPYMNEGSGPYMNAMDVGNPYMNAPGNDRASMIDSEPLYDVLEVGGDSIYENYCGRANGNRDDDVYCPVPMRKDRRASVESDSSTTALLHKSPALKPHNKDNRKVTTKRYNNQGEESVHLTSDDSLDIEDDFLRKKNARANIKSDTIKSGFDFLDNW